Proteins found in one Amycolatopsis umgeniensis genomic segment:
- a CDS encoding NAD-dependent epimerase/dehydratase family protein has product MRVMVIGATGVLGRPLVRRLLAEGHEVSGLARGEDRVAAVRATGANPVTGSLFDVDSLAGALRGHEAVVNVATRIPGGRSAMTAAGWAENNRLRTDGSRTLAAAVRQVAELGIVVQEGISFVYADGGDGELDEDAPLAPTGHIASSMVAHANVAELADEGRAAIRLRIGLLVSDDPMTTMMLTAARRGSPLIIGRRTDWTAAIHPDDAAAGAIAALRAPSGVYNLAADPVRKRELGEAMAAAAGVRRPRALPKWLANRVGPMSVLARSQRAVSTRLTEATGWRPERPVPGPSWF; this is encoded by the coding sequence ATGCGCGTGATGGTGATCGGGGCGACCGGGGTTCTGGGGCGGCCGCTGGTGCGGCGTCTGCTGGCCGAAGGCCACGAGGTGAGCGGGCTGGCCCGGGGCGAAGACCGCGTCGCGGCCGTGCGCGCGACCGGCGCCAATCCGGTGACGGGTTCGCTGTTCGACGTCGATTCCCTGGCCGGGGCGCTGCGCGGACACGAGGCGGTGGTGAACGTCGCGACCCGGATCCCGGGCGGGCGTAGCGCGATGACGGCGGCGGGCTGGGCGGAGAACAACCGGCTGCGGACCGACGGCAGCCGGACGCTCGCGGCCGCCGTGCGCCAGGTCGCCGAGCTGGGAATCGTGGTGCAGGAAGGGATCTCGTTCGTCTACGCCGACGGCGGCGACGGCGAACTGGACGAGGACGCGCCTCTCGCACCCACCGGTCACATCGCGTCTTCGATGGTGGCGCACGCGAACGTCGCGGAACTGGCGGACGAGGGACGCGCCGCGATCCGGCTGCGGATCGGGCTGCTGGTCTCCGACGACCCGATGACCACGATGATGCTGACGGCCGCGCGGCGCGGTTCGCCGCTGATCATCGGCCGCCGGACCGACTGGACCGCGGCGATCCACCCGGACGACGCGGCGGCGGGCGCGATCGCGGCGCTGCGGGCACCGAGCGGCGTCTACAACCTGGCCGCGGATCCGGTGCGGAAGCGGGAACTCGGCGAGGCGATGGCCGCCGCGGCCGGTGTCCGGCGTCCGCGCGCGCTGCCGAAGTGGCTGGCGAACCGGGTGGGGCCGATGTCGGTGCTGGCACGTTCGCAGCGTGCCGTCTCGACGCGGCTCACCGAAGCGACCGGGTGGCGCCCCGAACGCCCGGTCCCGGGCCCTTCCTGGTTCTGA
- a CDS encoding Rv3235 family protein translates to MTSYVLRRLKPYEPPCRPESRPGRLMHRVPPPDNQLVLDLPLAGERFTEEPEPSPDTLDGRQVGRLLTTILEACDGRRPAVQVRPILDPALHSALLDRGRRRPPGGYRPKSIHLCHPADGVIEACATVEQNERCLALAARFERTRAGWVCTRFHLLKPPRRVSALRLAA, encoded by the coding sequence ATGACCTCGTACGTACTGAGACGGCTGAAACCGTATGAACCGCCCTGCCGGCCCGAGAGCCGTCCGGGCAGGCTGATGCACCGGGTACCGCCGCCGGACAACCAGCTCGTCCTGGACCTGCCGCTGGCGGGCGAACGGTTCACGGAGGAGCCCGAGCCGAGCCCCGACACGCTGGACGGGCGGCAGGTGGGCAGGCTCCTGACCACCATCCTCGAAGCCTGCGACGGGCGCCGTCCGGCGGTCCAGGTGCGACCGATCCTCGACCCGGCGCTCCACAGCGCGCTGCTCGACCGCGGCCGTCGCCGTCCGCCGGGCGGCTACCGGCCGAAGTCGATCCACCTGTGCCATCCGGCGGACGGCGTCATCGAGGCCTGCGCGACCGTCGAACAGAACGAGCGTTGCCTCGCCCTGGCCGCGCGCTTCGAGCGGACGCGGGCGGGCTGGGTGTGCACCCGCTTCCACCTGTTGAAGCCGCCGCGACGCGTTTCCGCGCTCCGGCTCGCCGCATGA
- the rsgA gene encoding ribosome small subunit-dependent GTPase A — protein sequence MAGKDWRKLDESDVRIRPGKGTRPRSKRRPEHADASTAMVIGKDRGRWTCAIDADPNRVVTAMRAREMGRVSVVVGDTVGIVGDVSGKPDTLARIIRVDERSSVLRRTADDTDPFERVVVANAEQLLIVTALADPQPRTGFIDRCLVACYAGGLEPVLCLTKADLASPDELLAGYAGLDIPAVVTRHDEFPDELVGRLKDRVTALVGHSGVGKSTLVNRLVPDAGLATGVVSAVGKGRHTSVAAVALSLPGGGWVVDTPGIRSFGLAHVTADDIVLAFEEFAAAAEECPSGCGHLGPPSDPDCALDDVVTDGHASVDRLESLRRLLGSRAGHEDDR from the coding sequence TTGGCTGGCAAGGACTGGCGCAAGCTGGACGAATCCGATGTGCGGATCCGTCCCGGCAAGGGCACCAGGCCGCGCAGCAAACGTCGTCCCGAGCACGCGGACGCGTCCACGGCGATGGTCATCGGGAAGGACCGCGGGCGCTGGACCTGCGCGATCGACGCGGATCCGAATCGCGTCGTCACCGCGATGCGCGCTCGCGAGATGGGCCGGGTCTCGGTGGTCGTCGGTGACACCGTCGGCATCGTCGGCGACGTGAGCGGCAAACCGGACACCCTCGCCCGGATCATCCGGGTGGATGAACGCTCCAGTGTGCTCCGCCGGACCGCGGACGACACCGATCCCTTCGAACGGGTGGTCGTCGCCAACGCCGAGCAGCTGCTGATCGTGACCGCGCTGGCCGATCCCCAGCCGCGCACCGGCTTCATCGACCGCTGCCTCGTCGCCTGCTACGCGGGTGGCCTCGAGCCGGTCCTGTGCCTGACGAAGGCCGACCTCGCGAGCCCGGACGAGCTCCTCGCCGGTTACGCGGGCCTCGACATCCCTGCGGTGGTCACCCGGCACGACGAGTTCCCGGACGAGCTGGTCGGACGGCTCAAGGACCGGGTCACCGCGCTGGTCGGGCATTCGGGCGTCGGAAAGTCCACTTTGGTCAACCGGCTGGTGCCGGACGCGGGACTGGCGACCGGCGTGGTCAGCGCGGTCGGCAAGGGCAGGCACACGTCGGTCGCGGCGGTCGCGCTTTCGCTGCCCGGCGGCGGCTGGGTGGTCGACACCCCGGGCATCCGCTCGTTCGGCCTCGCGCACGTGACCGCCGACGACATCGTGCTCGCGTTCGAGGAATTCGCCGCGGCGGCGGAGGAGTGCCCCTCCGGCTGCGGCCACCTCGGACCGCCCTCGGATCCGGACTGCGCGCTCGACGACGTGGTCACGGACGGTCACGCAAGCGTGGACCGTTTGGAGTCTTTGCGCCGCCTTTTGGGCTCACGAGCTGGACATGAGGACGATCGGTAA
- a CDS encoding TrmH family RNA methyltransferase has translation MGDEAAISPKDRFLTVYGRKPVLEALDDAALEVDKVILADTVRGQNAAEIERAAKAAGVPVQRASAHRVKVLAGNGKQDQGVLADVVAPRMRSLHAALSDGRPPSRVLLLDGITTPANVGMILRTATAAGLEGVVVPRRGVAALDPMVVKASAGVAFRAPVLRCGSAREAAEMLTEAGYGIYALGASARSSVFDVELPQRAAFVLGGETNGVGAEVGELVTEWVSIPMPGEVESLNVSAAAAVLSFELVRRAKTSGTAR, from the coding sequence GTGGGTGATGAGGCGGCGATCTCGCCGAAGGACCGGTTCCTGACGGTGTACGGCCGGAAACCGGTGCTCGAAGCATTGGACGACGCGGCGCTCGAGGTGGACAAGGTGATTCTCGCCGACACCGTGCGGGGACAGAACGCCGCCGAGATCGAACGCGCCGCCAAGGCCGCCGGGGTGCCGGTGCAGCGGGCGAGCGCGCACCGCGTCAAGGTGCTGGCCGGCAACGGCAAGCAGGACCAGGGCGTCCTCGCCGACGTCGTCGCGCCGCGTATGCGGTCACTGCACGCGGCGCTGTCCGACGGCAGGCCGCCGTCGCGGGTGCTGCTGCTCGACGGGATCACCACCCCTGCGAACGTCGGGATGATCCTGCGCACGGCGACCGCCGCCGGGCTGGAGGGTGTCGTGGTCCCGCGGCGCGGGGTCGCCGCCCTCGACCCGATGGTGGTCAAGGCTTCGGCGGGGGTCGCGTTCCGCGCGCCGGTGCTGCGGTGCGGCAGCGCGCGCGAGGCGGCCGAGATGCTCACCGAGGCCGGGTACGGCATCTACGCACTGGGCGCTTCGGCCCGCTCCTCCGTTTTCGACGTCGAGCTGCCGCAGCGCGCGGCGTTCGTGCTGGGCGGGGAGACGAACGGCGTCGGCGCCGAGGTCGGCGAGCTGGTGACGGAGTGGGTGTCGATCCCGATGCCGGGCGAGGTCGAATCGCTCAACGTCTCCGCGGCCGCCGCCGTGCTCTCGTTCGAGCTGGTGCGCCGCGCTAAGACGTCGGGAACAGCGCGCTGA
- a CDS encoding HAD-IA family hydrolase has translation MYGGPVLKGLVIDYVGVLTDAGADELYAFLRAARERGIKTALLSNAPGASDEAKRTLDPFFDALVFSGEVGVAKPEREVYLLTAGLLDLPADRCVFVDDAAHNVRAAVAAGMAGVHHTSVEETLTELSALFPTS, from the coding sequence GTGTACGGTGGGCCGGTGCTGAAAGGGCTGGTCATCGACTACGTCGGAGTGCTCACGGACGCCGGCGCGGACGAGCTGTACGCCTTCCTGCGGGCCGCGAGGGAACGCGGCATCAAAACGGCCTTGCTCTCGAACGCCCCCGGCGCGTCGGACGAGGCCAAACGGACGCTGGACCCCTTCTTCGACGCGCTCGTCTTCTCCGGCGAGGTCGGCGTGGCCAAACCCGAGCGCGAGGTCTACCTGCTCACCGCGGGCCTGCTCGACCTGCCCGCGGACAGGTGCGTGTTCGTCGACGACGCCGCCCACAACGTCCGCGCCGCGGTGGCCGCCGGGATGGCAGGTGTGCACCACACCTCGGTCGAGGAGACGTTGACCGAGCTCAGCGCGCTGTTCCCGACGTCTTAG
- the hpf gene encoding ribosome hibernation-promoting factor, HPF/YfiA family yields the protein MDIVVKGRNVEVPDHYRALVSEKLARLERYDKKVIRYDVELFHEPNRRQSKNCQRVEITGKGRGPAVRAEACAGDFYAALDSALNKLENRLRKTHDRRRVHYGRSRPESVAEATSTAAAGGMTTDTRHLAGTAVLEAPEAEPMANGFAVESGDDFEMPQQQRWDDGVTEHQPGRVVREKKHDADPMTVDQALYEMELVGHDFYLFNDSDAGCPSVVYRRRGFDYGVIRLS from the coding sequence ATGGACATCGTCGTTAAGGGCCGCAACGTGGAGGTGCCCGACCACTATCGGGCACTCGTCAGCGAAAAGCTGGCCCGGCTAGAGCGCTACGACAAGAAGGTCATCCGTTACGACGTGGAGCTCTTCCATGAGCCCAATCGCCGGCAGTCGAAGAACTGCCAGCGCGTCGAAATCACCGGGAAGGGCAGGGGCCCCGCCGTACGCGCCGAAGCGTGTGCAGGCGACTTCTACGCAGCGCTGGATTCCGCACTGAACAAGCTCGAGAACAGGTTGCGGAAGACACACGACCGCCGGCGCGTGCACTACGGCCGCAGCCGCCCGGAATCCGTCGCCGAGGCGACTTCGACGGCGGCCGCCGGTGGCATGACCACCGACACCCGACATCTGGCGGGTACCGCTGTACTCGAGGCGCCCGAGGCCGAACCCATGGCCAACGGTTTCGCCGTCGAGAGCGGTGACGACTTCGAGATGCCCCAGCAGCAGCGCTGGGATGACGGGGTGACCGAACACCAGCCCGGTCGCGTCGTCCGCGAGAAGAAGCACGACGCGGATCCCATGACGGTCGACCAGGCTCTCTACGAGATGGAACTGGTCGGTCACGACTTCTACCTGTTCAACGACTCCGACGCCGGATGCCCGAGCGTCGTCTACCGGAGGCGAGGCTTCGACTACGGCGTCATCCGGCTGAGTTAG
- a CDS encoding DUF6912 family protein, translating into MRVYLPGTIAMLRDLETAGEFRARSGTGFALTPALRESYASGSDEELEYAALLDAARASLRLIAAEEKAEPRRVVISADLDEVTLRPDLDAAVVRLAGPVKIADVAAIHVDAAEAAESVQAAAAVIDQADLGDPDAEFTLGDAEDHELAWYAPQELPFLLELL; encoded by the coding sequence GTGAGGGTCTATCTACCCGGGACGATCGCGATGCTGCGCGACCTCGAAACCGCCGGTGAGTTCCGGGCGCGGAGCGGCACGGGATTCGCGCTGACCCCGGCGTTGCGGGAGTCCTACGCCAGCGGATCCGACGAAGAACTCGAGTACGCCGCGCTGCTCGACGCCGCCAGGGCGTCGCTCCGGCTGATCGCGGCCGAGGAGAAGGCCGAGCCGCGGCGGGTGGTGATCTCGGCCGACCTCGACGAGGTCACCCTGCGCCCGGATCTCGACGCCGCCGTCGTCCGGCTCGCCGGTCCGGTGAAGATCGCCGACGTCGCCGCGATCCACGTCGACGCGGCCGAGGCCGCCGAGTCCGTGCAGGCCGCCGCCGCGGTGATCGACCAGGCCGACCTCGGAGATCCGGACGCGGAGTTCACCCTCGGCGACGCCGAAGACCACGAACTCGCCTGGTACGCGCCCCAAGAGCTCCCGTTCCTGCTCGAACTCCTGTAG
- a CDS encoding WS/DGAT/MGAT family O-acyltransferase, translated as MPDRLSALDASFLYVEDHSTPMHVGGVAIFERPRDGFTYERLLDLIGQRLAFLPRYRQRVLEVPGHLARPVWVDDVDFDLNYHVRRSALPQPGSDGQLFDLVARLMSRRLDPGRPLWEAYFVEGLAGDRVALVTKTHQSVVDGIGTIELGQLILDAAPQEPEPFEDNWHPRREPSRTQLILDAIAETVQRPTELVENVRSIAHDATAMAGKVTETVGDVASALKTMVSPAPSGPLNVRTSGGRMFAVVRTRLEDFRKVRAAHGGTVNDVVLAAISGALREWLLSRGSNLTATTTVRALVPMAVRDAETAEFSTPALVGNQVDAYLVDLPVGEPNAVLRLQHIGHAMADHLDSGRSVAARGLLTVGGFAPATLHSLGARAAGSMSGRIFNVLITNSPGPQVPLYAGQAKMVEMFPVMPLVRNQALAIGVTSYHGGVYFGLNGDRKAVSDVDLLAGMIEESLEELKGAHW; from the coding sequence ATGCCCGACCGCCTCTCCGCGCTGGACGCCTCGTTCCTGTACGTGGAAGACCATTCGACCCCGATGCACGTCGGTGGCGTGGCGATCTTCGAACGACCGCGCGACGGCTTCACCTACGAGCGGCTGCTGGACCTGATCGGGCAGCGCCTGGCGTTCCTGCCGCGCTACCGGCAGCGCGTGCTGGAGGTGCCGGGGCATCTCGCCCGGCCGGTGTGGGTCGACGACGTCGACTTCGACCTCAACTACCACGTCCGCCGGTCCGCGCTGCCGCAGCCGGGCTCCGACGGCCAGCTGTTCGATCTCGTGGCGCGGCTGATGTCGAGGCGGCTCGATCCGGGCAGGCCGCTGTGGGAGGCGTACTTCGTCGAGGGGCTCGCGGGGGATCGCGTCGCGCTGGTGACCAAGACGCATCAGTCCGTTGTGGACGGTATCGGCACGATCGAACTCGGGCAGCTGATCCTCGACGCCGCCCCGCAGGAGCCGGAGCCCTTCGAAGACAACTGGCATCCGCGCCGGGAACCGAGCCGCACCCAGCTGATCCTCGACGCGATCGCCGAGACGGTGCAACGGCCGACGGAACTGGTGGAGAACGTGCGCTCCATCGCCCACGACGCCACCGCGATGGCGGGCAAGGTCACCGAAACGGTCGGTGACGTCGCGTCGGCGCTGAAGACCATGGTGAGTCCGGCGCCGTCCGGGCCGCTCAACGTCCGTACCTCCGGCGGCCGCATGTTCGCGGTGGTCCGCACGCGGCTGGAGGATTTCCGCAAGGTCCGCGCCGCGCACGGCGGCACGGTGAACGACGTCGTGCTGGCGGCGATCTCCGGCGCGCTGCGGGAGTGGCTGCTCTCCCGCGGCTCGAACCTGACCGCGACGACCACCGTGCGCGCGCTGGTGCCGATGGCCGTCCGCGACGCCGAGACGGCCGAGTTTTCGACGCCCGCGCTGGTCGGGAACCAGGTCGACGCCTATCTGGTCGATCTCCCGGTCGGTGAGCCGAACGCGGTCCTGCGGCTGCAGCACATCGGCCACGCGATGGCGGATCACCTCGATTCGGGCCGCTCGGTCGCCGCGCGAGGGCTGCTGACGGTCGGCGGTTTCGCGCCGGCGACCCTGCATTCGCTGGGCGCGCGGGCGGCCGGATCGATGTCGGGGCGCATCTTCAACGTGCTGATCACGAATTCGCCGGGCCCGCAGGTGCCGCTCTACGCGGGACAGGCGAAGATGGTGGAGATGTTCCCGGTCATGCCGCTGGTGCGCAATCAGGCGCTGGCGATCGGGGTCACCTCGTATCACGGGGGTGTCTACTTCGGACTGAACGGCGACCGCAAGGCCGTGTCCGATGTGGACCTGCTCGCCGGGATGATCGAGGAATCGTTGGAAGAACTGAAGGGTGCGCACTGGTGA
- the secA gene encoding preprotein translocase subunit SecA, with the protein MVLNRLLRAGEGKMVKRLRNIADHINTLEDDVKELSDTALRAKTDEFRKRNADGESLDDLLPEAFAVAREAAWRVLGQRPYDVQVMGGAALHLGQVSEMKTGEGKTLTQVLPAYLNALSGKGVHVITVNDYLAKRDAEWMGRIHRFLGLEVGIILADQTPEVRRKQYAADITHGTNNEFGFDYLRDNMAWSLEDCVQRGHNFAVVDEVDSILIDEARTPLIISGPADQSSRWYVEFARMTPLMKADIHYEVDIRKRTVGVTEKGVAFVEDQLGIDNLYEAANTPLVGYLNNALKVKELYKRDKDYIVRDGEVLIVDEFTGRILHGRRYNEGMHQAIEAKEGVEIKAENQTLATITLQNYFRLYDKLAGMTGTAETEAAEFHQTYKLGVVPIPTNKPMVRADQADLIYKTEQSKFEAVAEDIAERHEKGQPVLVGTTSVEKSEHLSKLLLKLGVPHEVLNAKHHDREALIVARAGRKGAVTVATNMAGRGTDIVLGGNPDLIADEVLRERGLDPVEHSEEYEAAWPKVLEEIQAETKAEADEVREAGGLYVLGTERHESRRIDNQLRGRSGRQGDPGESRFYLSLGDELMRRFNATMVERVMTTMRLPDDVPIEHKMVSKAIKSAQTQVEQQNMEIRKNVLKYDEVMNEQRKVIYAERLRVLEGEDLREQIEHMLVDVINAYVTEETSSGYAEDWDHEKLWTALKTLYPVKVTWDDLTADDDLDAEGLRESLLEDAHRAYDEREVEIDGKVGEGAMRSLERQVMLTVLDRKWREHLYEMDYLKEGIGMRALAQRDPVIEYQREGYDMFRAMLESLKEEAVGFLFNLQVEQAEPAAPSPESASALPAGVGSGNGQAANGDGRHARPTPPQGPATDTESVPSALRGKGLGGGSQSGLTLSGPSEDGGVESHSDSAGSDGGDQSGTRRERRAAQRASQKKGKKGPRR; encoded by the coding sequence ATGGTGCTGAACCGCCTGCTCCGCGCGGGCGAGGGCAAGATGGTGAAGCGGCTGCGCAACATCGCCGATCACATCAACACCCTCGAAGACGACGTCAAGGAACTTTCGGACACCGCTCTGCGGGCCAAGACCGACGAGTTCCGTAAGCGGAACGCGGACGGCGAGTCACTCGACGACCTCCTGCCGGAGGCGTTCGCGGTGGCGAGGGAGGCGGCCTGGCGTGTGCTCGGCCAGCGGCCCTACGACGTCCAGGTGATGGGCGGCGCCGCGCTGCACCTCGGCCAGGTCTCCGAAATGAAGACCGGTGAGGGCAAGACCCTGACCCAGGTGCTCCCCGCCTATCTGAACGCGCTGTCCGGCAAGGGCGTGCACGTCATCACGGTGAACGACTACCTCGCCAAACGTGACGCCGAGTGGATGGGCCGTATCCACCGCTTCCTCGGCCTCGAGGTCGGCATCATCCTGGCCGATCAGACGCCCGAGGTCCGCCGCAAGCAGTACGCGGCCGACATCACGCACGGTACGAACAACGAGTTCGGCTTCGACTACCTCCGCGACAACATGGCGTGGAGCCTCGAAGACTGCGTGCAGCGCGGCCACAACTTCGCGGTCGTCGACGAGGTCGACTCCATCCTCATCGACGAGGCCCGGACGCCGCTGATCATCTCCGGCCCGGCCGACCAGTCCTCACGCTGGTACGTCGAGTTCGCGCGGATGACCCCGCTGATGAAGGCGGACATCCACTACGAGGTGGACATCCGCAAGCGCACCGTCGGTGTCACCGAGAAGGGTGTCGCTTTCGTCGAGGACCAGCTCGGCATCGACAATCTCTATGAGGCCGCGAACACGCCGCTGGTCGGGTACCTGAACAACGCGCTGAAGGTCAAGGAGCTCTACAAGCGCGACAAGGACTACATCGTCCGTGACGGCGAAGTCCTCATCGTCGACGAGTTCACCGGCCGCATCCTGCACGGCCGCCGCTACAACGAGGGCATGCACCAGGCGATCGAGGCCAAGGAAGGCGTCGAGATCAAGGCCGAGAACCAGACGCTCGCCACGATCACGCTGCAGAACTACTTCCGGCTCTACGACAAGCTGGCCGGTATGACCGGTACCGCCGAGACCGAGGCGGCCGAGTTCCACCAGACCTACAAGCTGGGTGTGGTGCCGATCCCGACCAACAAGCCGATGGTCCGCGCCGACCAGGCCGACCTGATCTACAAGACCGAGCAGTCGAAGTTCGAGGCCGTCGCCGAGGACATCGCCGAGCGGCACGAGAAGGGCCAGCCGGTGCTGGTCGGCACCACGAGTGTCGAGAAGTCCGAGCACCTGTCGAAGCTGCTGCTCAAACTGGGTGTCCCGCACGAGGTCCTCAACGCCAAGCACCACGACCGGGAGGCGCTGATCGTCGCCCGCGCGGGGCGCAAGGGCGCGGTCACGGTCGCCACCAACATGGCGGGCCGCGGTACCGACATTGTGCTCGGCGGCAACCCGGACCTCATCGCCGACGAGGTGCTGCGCGAGCGCGGCCTCGACCCGGTGGAGCACTCCGAGGAGTACGAGGCCGCGTGGCCGAAGGTGCTCGAAGAGATCCAGGCGGAGACCAAGGCCGAGGCCGACGAGGTCCGCGAGGCCGGCGGGCTGTACGTGCTCGGCACCGAGCGCCACGAGTCGCGCCGGATCGACAACCAGCTCCGCGGTCGTTCCGGCCGTCAGGGCGACCCGGGCGAGTCCCGGTTCTACCTGTCGCTCGGTGACGAGCTCATGCGCCGCTTCAACGCGACGATGGTCGAGCGGGTCATGACCACCATGCGGCTGCCGGACGACGTGCCGATCGAGCACAAGATGGTCTCCAAGGCGATCAAGAGCGCGCAGACGCAGGTCGAGCAGCAGAACATGGAGATCCGCAAGAACGTCCTCAAGTACGACGAGGTGATGAACGAGCAGCGCAAGGTGATCTACGCCGAGCGCCTGCGCGTCCTCGAGGGCGAGGATCTTCGCGAGCAGATCGAGCACATGCTGGTCGACGTCATCAACGCGTACGTCACCGAGGAGACCTCCTCGGGCTACGCCGAGGACTGGGACCACGAGAAGCTGTGGACCGCGCTCAAGACGCTGTACCCGGTCAAGGTCACCTGGGACGACCTCACCGCGGACGACGACCTCGACGCCGAAGGGCTGCGCGAGTCGCTGCTCGAAGACGCCCACCGCGCGTACGACGAGCGCGAGGTCGAGATCGACGGCAAGGTCGGCGAAGGCGCGATGCGCAGCCTGGAGCGTCAGGTCATGCTCACCGTGCTCGACCGCAAATGGCGTGAGCACCTCTACGAGATGGACTATCTCAAGGAGGGCATCGGCATGCGGGCGCTGGCCCAGCGCGACCCGGTCATCGAGTACCAGCGCGAGGGCTACGACATGTTCCGCGCGATGCTGGAATCGTTGAAGGAGGAGGCCGTCGGCTTCCTGTTCAACCTCCAGGTCGAGCAGGCCGAGCCCGCCGCCCCGTCGCCGGAGTCCGCGTCCGCGCTGCCCGCCGGTGTCGGATCCGGGAACGGCCAGGCCGCCAACGGCGACGGACGGCACGCCCGCCCGACGCCTCCGCAGGGTCCGGCGACCGACACCGAATCCGTGCCGTCCGCCTTGCGGGGCAAGGGGCTCGGCGGCGGTTCGCAGTCCGGGTTGACCCTGTCGGGACCGTCCGAGGACGGCGGCGTCGAGTCGCATTCGGACAGTGCCGGCAGCGACGGCGGTGACCAGAGCGGAACCCGCCGGGAGCGTCGTGCCGCGCAGCGCGCCTCCCAGAAGAAGGGCAAGAAGGGCCCGCGCCGCTAA
- a CDS encoding SOS response-associated peptidase, with the protein MCGRYAATKDPAALIDEFAAVDLTEGRIRTDHNVAPTKDVATVVQRHPRDADGAVLEDEPAVRSLRMMRWGLVPFWAKDPGVGSKMINTRAETAKEKPSFKKALSARRCLVPAEGWYEWRRDGKEKQPFFMTGPGDGSLAFAGIWETWRPKDDKDADPLITFSVITTDSVGRLTDIHHRMPLLMPREKWDTWLDPDLPDVTELLVPPSAELVDTIELRPVSSLVNNVRNNGPELLDRVEPAADSALFDVPNS; encoded by the coding sequence ATGTGCGGGCGTTATGCCGCCACCAAGGACCCCGCGGCGCTGATCGACGAATTCGCCGCGGTGGACCTGACCGAGGGCCGGATCCGGACCGATCACAACGTGGCGCCGACCAAGGACGTCGCCACCGTCGTGCAGCGGCATCCGCGTGACGCCGACGGCGCGGTGCTCGAAGACGAGCCTGCCGTCCGGTCGCTGCGGATGATGCGCTGGGGCCTGGTCCCGTTCTGGGCGAAGGACCCAGGCGTGGGCTCGAAGATGATCAACACCCGCGCCGAGACAGCCAAGGAGAAGCCGTCCTTCAAGAAGGCGCTCTCCGCACGGCGCTGCCTCGTCCCCGCCGAAGGCTGGTACGAGTGGCGGCGCGACGGCAAGGAGAAGCAGCCCTTCTTCATGACCGGCCCAGGCGACGGATCGCTCGCTTTCGCCGGTATCTGGGAGACCTGGCGGCCGAAGGACGACAAGGACGCCGATCCGCTGATCACCTTCTCCGTGATCACCACGGATTCGGTCGGCAGGCTCACCGACATCCACCACCGCATGCCGCTGCTGATGCCGCGCGAGAAGTGGGACACCTGGCTCGACCCCGACCTGCCCGACGTCACCGAGCTGCTCGTCCCGCCCTCGGCGGAGCTGGTCGACACGATCGAGCTGCGGCCGGTGTCCAGCCTGGTCAACAACGTCCGCAACAACGGACCGGAGCTGTTGGACAGGGTCGAACCTGCGGCCGACAGCGCGCTCTTCGACGTGCCGAACTCATGA
- a CDS encoding ComF family protein yields the protein MTKLLDLLIPARCASCGAPGAPCCATCQTAWGSLSETTRAPTAGLVPVYALAAYADEARRLILAYKERGRRDLAPFLGRALAEALAHLPEPGPERCLVPVPSRRHASRVRGGPHVRRLAEECVKVLLSKGNPARVAPLLELRSGVRDAAGLTRAERAVNLDGRVRLVPGDHPSRVILLDDVITTGATAAACTRLLDISGIHVHAVVALAAAG from the coding sequence ATGACCAAACTCCTGGATCTCCTCATCCCCGCCCGCTGCGCGTCCTGCGGAGCGCCCGGCGCCCCCTGTTGCGCGACCTGTCAGACCGCTTGGGGTTCGCTCAGCGAGACCACCCGCGCCCCGACAGCCGGTCTCGTACCCGTCTACGCCTTGGCCGCGTACGCCGACGAGGCCCGCCGCCTGATCCTCGCCTACAAGGAACGGGGCCGCCGCGACCTCGCCCCGTTCTTGGGGCGGGCCCTCGCCGAAGCCCTGGCCCACCTGCCCGAGCCGGGACCGGAAAGATGCCTCGTCCCGGTCCCGTCGAGACGCCACGCCTCGCGTGTCCGAGGCGGTCCGCACGTCCGGCGCCTGGCCGAAGAATGCGTGAAAGTGCTGTTGAGCAAAGGGAATCCGGCGAGGGTGGCGCCGCTCCTCGAACTCCGGTCCGGGGTCCGCGACGCCGCGGGGCTCACCCGCGCCGAGCGGGCCGTGAACCTCGACGGCCGCGTCCGTCTCGTCCCAGGAGATCACCCGTCGAGGGTCATTCTTCTTGACGACGTGATCACAACCGGAGCGACGGCCGCCGCTTGTACGCGCCTATTGGACATAAGCGGAATTCACGTTCACGCCGTGGTCGCACTGGCCGCCGCCGGGTGA